A genomic region of Exiguobacterium oxidotolerans JCM 12280 contains the following coding sequences:
- a CDS encoding MerR family transcriptional regulator, whose translation MDRGKYNIKAVAALVGLNPTTIRAWERRYQVLDPDRSESGHRIYSDSDVAKLRWIVDKQKEGLSVSKAIQLYEMPVSRTELPLDYGVELREQLFEALTTFEERHAPDIMNKAFSMFSFDKVIQDIVGPLLHEIGSKWENGEITIAHEHFATAFLRARLSTLSLQMPINPFLPRILCVCAPEEEHELGLLFFTLYLRQSGFDVIFLGAGIPVSDLVTVTKQLVPRAVVLSCTISDHLSLLDEALVELRQAVPNVEIGLGGYAVEQLPEKYADHLLGTDDSSWKSWLSRLTPTTGV comes from the coding sequence ATGGATCGTGGGAAATATAATATCAAAGCAGTCGCTGCATTAGTAGGGCTCAACCCAACGACCATTCGTGCTTGGGAAAGGCGATATCAAGTGCTTGATCCGGACCGGAGTGAATCTGGGCATCGCATCTATAGTGATAGCGATGTCGCGAAGCTCCGCTGGATTGTAGACAAACAAAAAGAGGGACTATCTGTTTCGAAAGCGATTCAACTGTACGAAATGCCTGTCAGTCGCACGGAGCTTCCACTTGATTATGGTGTTGAACTACGTGAACAGCTGTTTGAGGCATTAACGACATTTGAGGAACGACATGCCCCTGACATCATGAATAAGGCATTCTCGATGTTTAGTTTCGATAAGGTGATTCAAGATATCGTTGGACCGTTGCTGCACGAAATCGGCTCGAAGTGGGAAAATGGTGAAATTACGATTGCGCATGAACATTTTGCGACAGCCTTTTTACGGGCCCGCCTTTCGACATTATCGTTACAAATGCCGATCAATCCTTTTTTACCGCGCATTTTATGTGTATGTGCGCCAGAAGAAGAACATGAATTGGGATTGTTATTTTTTACGCTATACTTACGCCAATCCGGCTTCGATGTGATTTTTCTTGGGGCAGGAATTCCCGTGTCAGATCTTGTGACGGTGACGAAACAATTAGTACCGCGTGCTGTCGTCCTTTCTTGTACGATTTCTGACCACCTCAGTCTTTTAGATGAAGCGCTTGTCGAACTACGACAGGCTGTACCGAACGTCGAGATTGGTCTAGGTGGTTATGCCGTCGAACAGCTCCCTGAAAAATACGCGGATCATCTCCTCGGGACGGACGATTCCTCCTGGAAAAGTTGGTTAAGTCGACTCACTCCGACAACTGGTGTATAG
- a CDS encoding Glu/Leu/Phe/Val family dehydrogenase, translating to MITDQQHANHRKNVLEATQEIVKEALEKLGYPDEMYELLKEPLRMLTVRIPVRMDDGSTKIFTGYRAQHNDAVGPTKGGIRFHPNVTEVEVKALSVWMSLKAGIVDLPYGGGKGGIICDPREMSFREIERLSRGYVRAISQIVGPTKDIPAPDVFTNSQIMAWMMDEYSRIDEFNSPGFITGKPLVLGGSHGRETATAKGVAIMIREAAAKKGITLEGARVVVQGFGNAGSFLSKFMHDLGAKVIAISDAYGALHDPNGLDIPYLLDRRDSFGTVTTLFKNTISNKELLELECDILVPAAIENQITEDNAHDIKARIVVEAANGPTTNEATKILADREILIVPDVLASSGGVTVSYFEWVQNNQGYYWTEEEVHEKLEKVLVNSFNQVYQTSHTRNVDMRLAAYMVGVRKMAEASRFRGWV from the coding sequence ATGATCACTGACCAACAACATGCGAATCATCGGAAAAACGTACTTGAAGCAACACAGGAAATCGTAAAAGAAGCTCTTGAGAAGTTGGGTTACCCGGATGAAATGTATGAATTATTAAAAGAACCGTTGCGAATGTTGACGGTTCGGATTCCAGTTCGGATGGACGATGGGTCAACAAAAATCTTTACCGGCTACCGAGCGCAACACAATGATGCTGTCGGGCCGACGAAAGGTGGGATCCGTTTCCACCCGAACGTAACGGAAGTTGAAGTCAAAGCGCTATCCGTCTGGATGAGCTTGAAGGCAGGAATCGTCGATTTACCATACGGCGGTGGTAAAGGTGGGATCATTTGCGATCCACGAGAGATGAGTTTCCGGGAAATCGAGCGTCTGAGTCGCGGCTATGTCCGAGCAATCAGTCAAATCGTTGGTCCGACAAAAGATATTCCAGCACCTGATGTCTTCACGAACTCACAAATCATGGCCTGGATGATGGATGAGTACAGCCGGATTGATGAATTCAATTCACCAGGCTTCATTACAGGAAAGCCGTTAGTACTCGGTGGTTCCCACGGACGTGAGACTGCGACAGCTAAAGGGGTCGCCATCATGATTCGGGAAGCTGCTGCGAAAAAAGGGATTACATTAGAAGGAGCCCGCGTCGTCGTTCAAGGGTTTGGTAATGCAGGGAGCTTCTTATCGAAGTTCATGCATGATTTAGGGGCGAAAGTCATTGCGATCAGTGATGCGTATGGGGCGTTACATGATCCGAACGGCCTGGATATTCCGTATTTACTTGATCGTCGCGACTCGTTCGGGACGGTGACGACGCTCTTCAAAAATACGATTTCAAATAAAGAACTGCTCGAATTAGAGTGTGACATTCTTGTTCCGGCAGCGATTGAAAATCAAATCACGGAAGATAATGCGCATGACATTAAAGCGCGAATCGTCGTCGAAGCAGCCAACGGTCCGACGACGAATGAAGCGACGAAAATTCTCGCGGATCGTGAAATCTTGATTGTTCCCGATGTCTTGGCCTCAAGTGGTGGCGTAACAGTGTCTTACTTTGAATGGGTGCAAAACAACCAAGGGTATTACTGGACGGAAGAAGAAGTGCATGAAAAGCTTGAAAAAGTACTCGTGAACTCGTTTAATCAAGTGTATCAAACATCGCATACGCGAAATGTTGATATGCGCCTCGCTGCCTACATGGTAGGCGTTCGCAAAATGGCGGAAGCCTCACGTTTCCGTGGTTGGGTTTAA
- a CDS encoding D-alanine--D-alanine ligase yields the protein MRVAVLYGGISGEREVSLSSGKSVIQALEGKGHEVVAIDFHPERAEEIFNLDVEVAVIALHGKYGEDGRVQALLELADIPYTGSGVLASALAMDKARSKLHFEKAGIRIARDVLIERGDDIADKVRQWGGEFPCVVKPAQEGSSNGLTIAMDDAMLRSGIELAFQADDAVLIEQFIKGREVTVPVLGQKGAEKALPVIEIIPKNEFYDYESKYAVGGSEHICPADFDEVTTQKLQEWAVLAHQVLGCSGYSRSDFLVPEIGHPVILETNTLPGMTATSLFPDGARAIGIDYPELVESFINLAITRHQATSNNIK from the coding sequence ATGAGAGTGGCAGTATTGTATGGTGGGATTTCTGGAGAACGTGAGGTTTCGTTAAGTAGCGGGAAGTCCGTGATTCAAGCATTGGAGGGAAAAGGGCACGAAGTCGTTGCCATCGATTTCCATCCGGAACGTGCTGAAGAAATTTTCAATCTGGATGTTGAAGTCGCCGTCATTGCTCTTCATGGAAAATATGGAGAAGATGGTCGTGTTCAAGCATTACTAGAGTTAGCGGATATTCCGTATACTGGATCAGGTGTGTTGGCTTCCGCATTAGCGATGGATAAAGCACGGTCGAAGTTGCACTTTGAGAAGGCTGGCATTCGGATTGCGCGTGATGTCTTGATTGAACGCGGTGACGACATCGCAGATAAGGTCCGGCAGTGGGGCGGTGAATTCCCTTGTGTCGTCAAACCGGCTCAAGAAGGATCGTCAAATGGATTGACGATTGCGATGGACGACGCGATGTTACGAAGCGGAATCGAACTCGCTTTTCAGGCAGACGATGCGGTTTTGATTGAACAATTCATTAAAGGGCGAGAAGTAACCGTACCGGTGCTCGGCCAAAAAGGTGCTGAAAAAGCGTTGCCCGTCATCGAAATCATTCCTAAAAATGAATTTTATGATTATGAATCAAAATATGCAGTCGGTGGATCAGAGCATATCTGTCCTGCTGATTTTGACGAGGTGACGACACAAAAATTACAAGAGTGGGCAGTCCTCGCCCATCAAGTCCTCGGATGTTCGGGCTATTCCCGTTCTGATTTCCTGGTGCCTGAAATCGGTCATCCCGTTATTTTAGAAACCAATACGCTACCTGGTATGACAGCGACAAGTCTATTCCCGGACGGGGCACGGGCAATCGGGATTGATTATCCAGAGCTAGTCGAATCGTTTATCAATCTAGCGATTACACGTCATCAAGCGACTTCGAACAACATAAAGTAA
- a CDS encoding lysophospholipid acyltransferase family protein has translation MKRTDSAYRLARFVVLIIAKTVFRLKVTGKENLPKDGSILLCANHSSNWDPVFLVSAIPTSRSVRYMAKEELFKIPGLKQLMTAAGTYPVGRGQGDRQALKRTIELLKTDETVGIFPEGTRSAPGEFTAAQPGVGFFALRSPAQIVPVAIIGNYRPFKPMRVVIGKPVNIEDLRDQRGAAKAISERILEEIKTVYYNHV, from the coding sequence ATGAAACGAACAGACTCCGCCTATCGGTTAGCACGATTCGTCGTGCTCATCATCGCTAAAACCGTGTTTCGACTGAAAGTGACCGGGAAAGAGAATTTACCGAAGGACGGATCGATTTTATTATGTGCGAATCATAGCTCGAACTGGGATCCTGTCTTTTTAGTCAGCGCGATTCCGACGAGCCGCTCGGTTCGTTATATGGCGAAGGAAGAATTGTTTAAAATTCCGGGTTTAAAGCAATTGATGACGGCAGCGGGGACGTATCCGGTCGGTCGTGGACAGGGCGATCGTCAAGCTTTAAAACGAACGATTGAATTATTGAAAACGGACGAAACCGTCGGAATTTTTCCAGAAGGAACACGGTCTGCTCCAGGTGAGTTCACGGCAGCGCAACCAGGTGTCGGATTTTTTGCACTCCGATCTCCGGCGCAAATTGTTCCTGTCGCGATCATCGGCAACTATCGCCCGTTTAAGCCGATGCGGGTCGTAATCGGCAAACCAGTCAATATCGAAGATTTACGTGATCAACGCGGTGCCGCAAAAGCGATTTCAGAACGAATTCTCGAAGAAATTAAAACCGTCTACTACAATCACGTGTAA
- a CDS encoding flagellar brake protein: MMQTGDLIMVRNSEDRQGRTKVTAVTNRLIWMEAPSEADTLKTFILSEDESIHVYFFKEKGRLYGFESEIVERQNDPLRGQRYAIRRPTDQQVERVQRRQFVRVPLLLDVALHPHKTKFEPFTTVSLDLSAGGILILANHLPIELKDEVELTFLLPAEHGGTHTLDVLGELVRVDRREERYELAFQFTQIHDRSRELVLRHCYQAQMKNSRSGTNSFT, translated from the coding sequence ATGATGCAAACAGGTGATTTGATAATGGTACGCAACAGTGAAGATCGACAAGGTCGGACGAAGGTCACGGCTGTGACGAACCGTTTAATCTGGATGGAAGCGCCGAGTGAGGCGGATACGCTAAAAACGTTTATTTTATCAGAAGATGAATCGATTCACGTTTACTTTTTTAAAGAAAAGGGACGGTTGTATGGCTTTGAATCGGAAATCGTCGAACGACAAAATGATCCACTTCGTGGACAACGATATGCAATCAGACGCCCGACCGACCAACAGGTTGAGCGTGTTCAACGTCGTCAGTTCGTACGTGTGCCGTTACTTTTGGACGTCGCACTTCATCCACATAAAACTAAATTCGAACCGTTCACGACGGTCTCGCTTGATTTATCAGCAGGTGGAATATTGATCTTAGCGAATCATTTACCGATTGAACTAAAAGACGAGGTTGAATTGACGTTTTTACTACCGGCCGAACATGGAGGAACCCATACACTTGACGTTTTAGGTGAGTTGGTTCGCGTCGATCGACGCGAAGAACGTTACGAACTCGCCTTTCAATTTACACAAATTCATGATCGAAGTCGTGAACTCGTCTTACGGCACTGTTATCAGGCGCAAATGAAAAATTCGCGGAGTGGCACGAATTCATTCACCTAA
- the cmk gene encoding (d)CMP kinase, producing MTKIQIALDGPAGAGKSTIAKQLAAHLDYVYIDTGAMYRAVTLAALEQGIDLEDGQQLGELMTSLDIRLTPGENGQRVFIGEREVTESIRSSEVTNNVSFVAKHAQVRSALVEMQRRLAESGGIVMDGRDIGTVVLPDAELKVFMTATVEERAGRRHRENVARGMESDLEALQAEIALRDKRDSEREVSPLKQAEDAIYLDTTDLTIDQVVLRLTELAEGVLK from the coding sequence ATGACTAAAATTCAAATCGCACTTGACGGGCCAGCTGGTGCCGGAAAAAGCACAATTGCTAAACAGTTAGCAGCACATCTTGACTACGTCTATATCGACACAGGGGCAATGTATCGGGCCGTAACGCTCGCAGCACTCGAGCAAGGAATCGATCTCGAAGATGGACAACAGTTAGGTGAGTTAATGACATCACTTGATATTCGTTTAACACCAGGGGAAAACGGGCAACGTGTCTTTATTGGCGAGCGCGAGGTAACAGAATCGATTCGGTCGAGCGAAGTGACGAACAATGTCTCATTCGTCGCAAAACATGCTCAAGTACGTTCGGCACTCGTCGAGATGCAGCGCCGCTTAGCAGAATCAGGCGGTATTGTCATGGATGGACGTGACATCGGTACAGTCGTCTTACCAGATGCTGAACTGAAAGTCTTCATGACAGCAACAGTCGAAGAGCGGGCAGGTCGTCGTCACCGTGAAAACGTCGCACGTGGCATGGAGAGTGATTTAGAGGCGTTGCAAGCTGAAATCGCCTTGCGTGACAAGCGGGATAGTGAACGAGAAGTTTCGCCGCTCAAACAAGCGGAAGATGCCATTTATCTCGATACAACAGACTTAACGATTGATCAAGTCGTCCTCCGTCTGACAGAACTTGCGGAAGGAGTCTTGAAATGA
- a CDS encoding asparaginase, with product MKKLLLVHTGGTIAMAQNHSGHVLPNDINPLDASLPRATDIADITTRHFANLPSPHITPDIMLRLAHFIKEELQAGYDGVVITHGTDTLEETAYFLQLTIGAPIPIVLTGAMRSSNEVGSDGEFNLITALRVAVSDAAKGKGVLVVFNGEIHSAFNVTKTHTSSVDTFKSVHFGNLGMVTKDHVYLFNTPVLKPTHMVTKLTKRVSVLKVYAGMDPDLLVAVGELGYDGLVLEVLGQGNVPPSLMDAIRQLTEQMPIVIVSRCFNGIVQDVYGYAGGGQQLKELGLIFSNGLNSQKARLKLMIELEIEATHPELETSFQVE from the coding sequence ATGAAAAAATTACTATTAGTCCATACCGGAGGCACGATCGCGATGGCACAAAATCATTCCGGTCACGTTCTGCCGAATGACATCAACCCACTTGATGCTTCATTGCCACGTGCGACCGACATCGCGGACATCACGACACGCCACTTCGCGAACCTTCCTTCACCACACATCACACCGGACATCATGCTCCGTCTCGCACACTTCATCAAAGAAGAACTGCAGGCAGGGTATGATGGCGTCGTCATCACGCACGGAACGGATACGTTAGAAGAAACAGCTTATTTCTTACAGTTGACGATTGGTGCTCCAATCCCAATCGTCTTGACAGGTGCGATGCGTTCATCAAATGAAGTCGGTTCAGACGGTGAGTTCAATTTGATTACGGCATTGCGTGTAGCCGTCAGTGATGCTGCTAAAGGAAAAGGGGTTCTCGTCGTCTTTAACGGAGAAATCCACTCTGCTTTCAACGTCACGAAAACGCATACTTCTTCTGTCGATACTTTTAAATCTGTTCATTTCGGTAACTTAGGGATGGTCACGAAAGATCATGTCTATTTATTCAATACACCTGTCTTAAAACCAACGCACATGGTGACGAAACTAACAAAACGTGTCTCCGTCCTAAAAGTTTACGCCGGGATGGACCCCGACCTTTTAGTTGCTGTCGGTGAACTTGGTTATGATGGTCTAGTCCTCGAAGTACTCGGGCAAGGAAATGTGCCACCGAGTCTGATGGATGCGATTCGTCAGCTGACTGAACAAATGCCAATCGTCATCGTCAGTCGTTGCTTTAACGGCATCGTCCAAGATGTCTACGGATATGCAGGCGGAGGGCAACAATTAAAAGAACTTGGTCTGATTTTCTCGAATGGTCTGAACTCACAAAAAGCTCGCTTGAAATTGATGATTGAGCTCGAAATCGAGGCTACACACCCTGAACTTGAGACTTCATTTCAAGTCGAATGA
- the prsW gene encoding glutamic-type intramembrane protease PrsW: protein MLSIVFSGIAPGIALLTYFYLRHEHEAEPVGYILRSFIFGILLVFSLMFIDYVVQTEFGGDESIRLFRTAITEEFAKWFIVFYTVYIHQRFNDYYDGIIYAVACSLGFATLENILYLMVNGTVEHMIFRALLPVSGHALFAVLMGFFMGRAKFSIYPNRWLSLSLIVPMIAHSMFNLLILENGGISLLPIIFMVILWGVGLYQVKSANRLNHRYKKNSN, encoded by the coding sequence GTGTTATCGATCGTTTTCTCAGGAATTGCCCCGGGAATTGCACTACTTACTTATTTTTATCTCCGCCATGAACATGAAGCTGAACCCGTTGGTTATATTTTACGGAGTTTCATTTTTGGCATTTTACTTGTGTTTTCATTGATGTTCATCGACTACGTCGTTCAGACTGAATTTGGGGGAGATGAATCGATTCGTCTGTTTCGAACGGCGATTACGGAAGAATTTGCGAAATGGTTTATTGTTTTTTATACCGTATATATCCATCAACGTTTCAATGATTATTATGATGGCATCATTTACGCGGTCGCCTGTTCGCTCGGCTTTGCGACGCTTGAGAATATTTTATATTTAATGGTCAATGGGACGGTTGAACACATGATATTCAGAGCGTTGCTTCCTGTATCGGGTCATGCACTCTTTGCTGTTCTAATGGGCTTCTTTATGGGGCGTGCAAAATTTTCGATTTACCCGAATCGTTGGCTAAGTCTGTCCTTAATCGTTCCGATGATTGCGCATAGTATGTTTAATTTGTTAATATTGGAAAATGGTGGTATTTCTTTGTTGCCCATTATTTTTATGGTGATTTTATGGGGAGTCGGCCTTTACCAAGTTAAGAGTGCGAATCGTTTGAATCATCGATACAAAAAAAATAGTAATTGA
- a CDS encoding YpdA family putative bacillithiol disulfide reductase, with product MLDCLIIGAGPCGLSAAIEMQDRGLAVEVIEKGNIVEAIYQYPTHQTFFSSSEKLEIGGVPFINKELKPKRQDALVYYREVVKRKEITIRPFETVERISKRVDGEGFEVVSSRMEETVTRQARALVLATGYYGLPNKMDVPGEELPHVFHYFKEGHPFFGQDVVVIGGKNSSVDAAIELEKAGAHVTLLYRGEAYSPSIKPWVLPNFEALVRAEKVKMVFNATIDSITPTHVHYKEQGEATSIKADFVFAMTGYTPDVGLFADAGIMIDGETGIPDFNEETMESNVPGIYIAGVVAAGYDANKIFIENGRFHGELIATSLANRLARETMR from the coding sequence ATGCTGGATTGTCTCATCATTGGTGCAGGGCCGTGTGGGTTATCGGCAGCGATCGAGATGCAAGATCGTGGATTAGCTGTCGAAGTCATTGAAAAAGGAAATATCGTCGAAGCGATTTATCAATATCCGACGCATCAAACATTTTTTTCGAGTAGCGAAAAACTAGAAATCGGTGGTGTTCCGTTTATCAACAAGGAACTTAAGCCGAAACGCCAAGATGCACTCGTCTATTATCGTGAAGTCGTTAAACGGAAAGAAATCACGATTCGTCCGTTTGAGACGGTGGAACGAATCAGTAAACGTGTGGATGGTGAAGGGTTCGAAGTCGTATCGTCGCGAATGGAGGAGACGGTGACGCGCCAGGCACGGGCACTCGTCTTAGCGACAGGCTATTACGGATTGCCAAATAAAATGGACGTACCAGGCGAGGAATTACCGCACGTTTTTCATTATTTTAAAGAAGGTCATCCTTTCTTCGGACAAGACGTTGTCGTCATTGGTGGAAAAAATTCGAGTGTCGATGCCGCAATTGAACTTGAAAAGGCAGGTGCACATGTCACGCTGTTATACCGTGGTGAAGCGTACAGTCCGTCGATTAAGCCATGGGTCCTCCCGAACTTCGAAGCGCTCGTACGGGCCGAGAAGGTCAAGATGGTGTTTAACGCAACGATCGATTCCATCACACCGACGCACGTCCATTATAAAGAACAAGGAGAAGCGACCTCAATCAAAGCGGATTTTGTTTTTGCGATGACAGGTTACACGCCGGATGTTGGTTTGTTCGCGGATGCCGGTATCATGATTGATGGAGAAACGGGAATTCCGGACTTCAATGAGGAAACGATGGAGTCAAACGTTCCCGGCATTTATATTGCAGGTGTCGTCGCTGCAGGATATGACGCCAATAAAATATTTATCGAGAACGGTCGTTTTCATGGAGAATTGATTGCGACGAGTCTTGCGAATCGACTTGCTCGTGAAACGATGCGATAA
- the rpsA gene encoding 30S ribosomal protein S1 — protein MVEEMKDMPDFEIHRDQVVTGMVVKIEDKQALIDIGYKTEAILPISEVSSLHLDDIRGVLKVGDELQVKVKKITDEEVVVSKREIDALKAWEEVEAKYESAEIFEVVVKDIVKGGLVVDIGVRGFIPASLVERHYVEDFSDYIGRSIEVKVVELDQEKNRVILSHKAVVEGELNAKKKETLENLEVGQVLEGTVQRLTDFGAFVDIGGVDGLVHISEMAHHRVERPSDIVTEGQQVEVKVLGVDRDTEKVKLSIKETQPGPWQQMEGKIEAGDIVKGRVRRLVQFGAFVELAPQVEGLLHISQIANRHISSPSEVLEEGQEIEAKVLEVHLDEHKISLSTRVLEQEETDEDDYSQYTDQNEGFSVADLADKDSDAKE, from the coding sequence ATGGTCGAAGAAATGAAAGATATGCCTGATTTTGAAATTCATCGGGACCAGGTAGTTACTGGGATGGTCGTGAAGATTGAAGACAAGCAAGCACTCATTGATATCGGATATAAGACAGAAGCAATCCTGCCGATTAGCGAAGTCTCAAGTCTCCATTTGGATGACATACGAGGTGTGCTAAAAGTCGGTGATGAATTACAAGTAAAGGTGAAGAAGATTACAGACGAAGAAGTCGTCGTCTCAAAACGTGAGATTGATGCCTTGAAAGCATGGGAAGAAGTCGAAGCGAAATATGAATCGGCTGAAATATTTGAAGTTGTCGTCAAAGACATCGTCAAAGGGGGTCTCGTCGTCGACATTGGCGTACGTGGATTCATTCCAGCTTCACTTGTCGAACGTCACTATGTAGAAGATTTTTCTGACTACATCGGTCGGTCGATCGAAGTCAAGGTCGTTGAGCTCGACCAAGAAAAAAATCGTGTCATTCTTTCACATAAAGCGGTCGTCGAAGGCGAGCTTAATGCGAAGAAAAAAGAGACGCTTGAAAACTTGGAAGTGGGTCAAGTCCTTGAAGGAACTGTCCAACGCTTGACGGATTTTGGTGCATTTGTCGATATCGGTGGTGTTGACGGACTCGTCCACATTTCTGAAATGGCGCATCATCGTGTCGAACGACCGTCTGATATCGTAACGGAAGGGCAACAAGTCGAAGTGAAAGTACTTGGTGTCGACCGCGATACAGAAAAGGTCAAGCTATCAATTAAAGAGACGCAACCAGGTCCATGGCAACAGATGGAAGGGAAAATCGAAGCGGGTGACATCGTCAAAGGACGTGTCCGTCGTCTCGTTCAATTCGGAGCATTCGTCGAACTTGCACCGCAAGTCGAAGGTCTCCTCCATATTTCTCAAATCGCTAATCGTCATATTAGTTCGCCGTCGGAAGTGCTTGAAGAGGGACAAGAAATCGAAGCGAAAGTTCTTGAGGTTCACTTAGATGAACACAAGATTTCCCTTTCGACGCGTGTCTTAGAACAAGAAGAGACGGATGAAGATGACTATTCTCAATATACGGATCAAAATGAAGGGTTTTCGGTAGCGGACCTCGCTGATAAAGACTCGGACGCAAAAGAATAA
- a CDS encoding adaptor protein MecA, with amino-acid sequence MRFETFKQGHLRVFITKQELSVHDVRPETLAVGKGQDLLRNLLEEAESNFGFHAVGTLEFFVTFFPNDGMLVDVRREGELPEETFDEFDQVEIRMTVDIVHHVLYQLEEFEDVIQASHGLLRHVPMTETGGALYYFEGRYYLYFEERMAEALERTITTVLSEYGVPSAKSPLAMAEYGKTLQRADAIKMIAGTFSV; translated from the coding sequence ATGAGGTTTGAGACATTTAAACAAGGGCATTTACGTGTGTTTATTACGAAGCAGGAACTATCCGTTCACGACGTTCGACCAGAAACACTGGCAGTTGGAAAAGGACAGGACCTATTACGTAACCTGTTAGAAGAAGCAGAATCAAATTTTGGATTTCATGCGGTCGGGACACTTGAATTTTTTGTGACATTCTTTCCGAATGACGGGATGTTAGTCGATGTACGGCGAGAAGGTGAATTACCAGAAGAAACGTTTGATGAGTTTGATCAAGTAGAAATTCGGATGACCGTCGATATCGTACATCATGTCCTGTATCAACTCGAAGAATTCGAGGACGTCATTCAAGCGAGCCACGGATTGCTTCGCCACGTTCCGATGACGGAAACGGGTGGTGCGCTATACTACTTCGAAGGGCGGTATTACTTGTATTTCGAGGAACGGATGGCAGAGGCGCTTGAACGGACGATTACGACCGTACTGTCTGAATATGGCGTACCAAGTGCGAAAAGTCCGCTCGCGATGGCGGAATACGGAAAAACACTTCAACGTGCGGATGCAATCAAAATGATTGCCGGAACATTTTCCGTGTAA